A window of Pseudodesulfovibrio hydrargyri contains these coding sequences:
- a CDS encoding substrate-binding periplasmic protein, protein MKCLTSLVLLALLLPFPAYARDVDVATSMYCPLACDPSEAPHDGIMHEVLRRTFEGTKYRLIFHEMPYVRAIQETLDGRYDAISYAGTAHAEDFIFVRNLDMINVVQFATRADSAWQYQGVESLDQIRFSIPKGFRTGNSEMDDYLARYERDPSRIKMTSCDNPTMAQCSNLECMLNDRIDAMLVGSLAFRFITRQAGVADRVRVDPEPVAMFYNRIAFSPRSPDGEELRGMVERKIREMRASGELKGIFDHYGIGP, encoded by the coding sequence ATGAAATGCCTGACCAGCCTTGTCCTGCTCGCCCTGCTGCTCCCCTTTCCGGCTTATGCGCGAGACGTGGACGTGGCCACGTCCATGTACTGCCCCCTGGCCTGCGATCCCTCCGAGGCACCGCACGACGGCATCATGCACGAGGTCCTGCGCCGGACCTTCGAAGGCACGAAATACCGCCTGATCTTCCATGAAATGCCCTATGTCCGTGCCATCCAGGAGACCCTGGACGGCCGGTACGACGCGATCTCCTATGCGGGCACGGCCCATGCCGAGGACTTTATCTTCGTGCGCAACCTGGACATGATCAACGTGGTCCAGTTCGCCACCCGCGCGGACAGCGCCTGGCAATACCAAGGCGTCGAGTCCCTGGACCAAATCCGCTTTTCCATCCCCAAAGGGTTCAGGACCGGCAACAGCGAGATGGACGACTACCTGGCCCGCTACGAACGCGACCCGTCCAGAATCAAGATGACCTCCTGCGACAACCCGACCATGGCCCAGTGCTCCAACCTCGAGTGCATGCTCAACGACCGCATCGACGCCATGCTCGTGGGCTCACTGGCCTTCCGCTTCATCACTCGGCAGGCAGGCGTGGCCGACCGCGTCCGGGTGGACCCGGAGCCGGTGGCCATGTTCTACAACCGCATCGCCTTTTCGCCCCGCAGCCCCGACGGCGAGGAACTGCGCGGCATGGTCGAGCGGAAGATCAGGGAGATGCGGGCCTCGGGTGAACTGAAGGGGATTTTCGACCATTACGGGATCGGCCCCTGA